A window of Streptomyces armeniacus contains these coding sequences:
- a CDS encoding GNAT family N-acetyltransferase has product MLSSSGEHAPDPREITVGPLDLAARVDDALAVQALAFGLTDDEIGVRRHIVQRHLASPSARALGATTEEGRLVGFVYGMPNDRTQWWSTVVHPYLRQEGNDDWLSDAFVITELHVHPAFQNRGIGRQLITMLTDAATEPRSLLSALDTESPARALYRSLGYRDLARRVRFPSAPSPYVVMGAWLPLRRR; this is encoded by the coding sequence ATGCTGTCTTCCTCCGGGGAACACGCCCCGGACCCCCGAGAGATCACCGTCGGGCCGCTCGATCTCGCCGCACGGGTGGACGACGCGCTCGCCGTCCAGGCGCTCGCCTTCGGGCTGACCGACGACGAGATCGGCGTCCGCCGCCACATCGTGCAGCGGCACCTCGCCTCGCCGTCGGCCCGCGCGCTCGGTGCGACGACGGAGGAGGGGCGGCTCGTCGGGTTCGTGTACGGGATGCCCAACGACCGTACGCAGTGGTGGTCCACCGTCGTGCACCCGTATCTGCGCCAGGAGGGGAACGACGACTGGCTCAGCGACGCCTTCGTCATCACCGAACTGCACGTGCATCCGGCCTTCCAGAACCGCGGCATCGGCAGGCAGCTGATCACGATGCTCACGGACGCGGCGACGGAGCCCCGCTCGCTGCTCTCCGCGCTCGACACGGAGAGCCCCGCCCGCGCCCTCTACCGCTCCCTCGGCTACCGCGACCTCGCCCGCCGGGTGCGGTTCCCTTCCGCTCCCAGCCCGTACGTGGTGATGGGCGCGTGGCTGCCGCTGCGGCGGCGGTGA
- a CDS encoding GNAT family N-acetyltransferase: MLTSPTTKVLEPDELDATLDVLRREPVNNAFVAARVQDSGLDPWRLGGEMWGWYDGGRLEALCYSGANLVPLCAGPEAIRSFADRARRQGRRCSSIVGPAGPTAALWSRLEPCWGPAREVRRCQPLMVTDRPAPADVPPDPLVRRIRKDEMDLVMPACVAMFTEEVGVSPLAGDGGLIYQSRVAEIVGSGRSFARVEDGRVVFKAEIGAATPYACQIQGVWVAPERRGEGLSVTGMAAVLRYALREFSPVASLYVNDFNAAARAAYRRVGFREAGAFMSVLF; encoded by the coding sequence GTGTTGACGAGTCCCACCACCAAGGTCCTCGAGCCCGACGAGCTCGACGCGACGCTCGACGTGCTGCGCCGTGAACCGGTCAACAACGCCTTCGTCGCCGCCCGCGTACAGGACTCCGGCCTCGACCCGTGGCGGCTCGGCGGGGAGATGTGGGGCTGGTACGACGGGGGCCGGCTGGAGGCCCTCTGCTACTCGGGCGCGAACCTCGTCCCCCTCTGCGCCGGCCCCGAGGCCATAAGGTCGTTCGCCGACCGGGCCCGCCGCCAGGGGCGGCGCTGCTCGTCCATCGTCGGCCCGGCCGGGCCGACCGCCGCCCTGTGGTCCCGGCTGGAGCCGTGCTGGGGCCCCGCCCGCGAGGTACGCCGCTGCCAGCCGCTGATGGTCACCGACCGCCCGGCACCGGCGGACGTTCCGCCGGACCCGCTCGTGCGCCGGATACGCAAGGACGAGATGGACCTCGTCATGCCCGCCTGCGTCGCGATGTTCACCGAGGAGGTCGGGGTGTCGCCGCTGGCGGGCGACGGGGGCCTGATCTACCAGTCGCGGGTGGCCGAAATCGTCGGCTCCGGGCGCTCGTTCGCCCGCGTCGAGGACGGCCGGGTCGTCTTCAAGGCCGAGATCGGCGCCGCGACCCCGTACGCCTGCCAGATCCAGGGCGTCTGGGTCGCCCCCGAGCGGCGCGGCGAGGGCCTGTCGGTGACGGGGATGGCGGCGGTGCTGCGGTACGCGCTGCGCGAGTTCTCGCCGGTCGCCAGCCTCTACGTGAACGACTTCAACGCCGCCGCCCGCGCCGCGTACCGGCGGGTGGGCTTCCGGGAGGCCGGTGCCTTCATGAGCGTCCTGTTCTGA